The genomic stretch AATTGTTTACTTTCTTCTAAAGCCAATTGTTGGCATTTTTCCTTATCATCTTTGACAACTTCTAATTTTGCTAGAAAGTCATCTGACAGCTGAATGCCAGGTACTTCATTGTGAAGAAAAATAGCATTGTTATAGCTAGTAATTGGCATAATACCAACAAAAAATGGCGTTTCATAATCTCGTGTTAGTTCTGCTAAATTTTCAATAATCTCACTATTAAAAATAGGCTGTGTAATAAAACAATCCGCTCCTGCAGCAATCTTTCTATCAATCAATCGACCGCAACGTGATAAATTTTTAACATTTGGATTGAAGGCCGCTGCTGCTGTAAAGGTTGTTTCTTTTTTAATGCTAGCGCCACTGTAACCAATTCCCTTATTAAGTTGCTTAATCAGCTCCAATAACTTGAAGCTAGTGGCATCATAGACGCTGGTTGCTCCCGGAAAATCTCCAATTTTAGATGGATCCCCCGTAATCGCTAGTACCTGATGAAAACCTAACACGTCCATTCCCAAAAGACGTGATTGAAGTCCAATCATATTGTGATCACGGCAGGATAGATGTAGTAAAAACGGCGTTGAAATCTCATTTTTCAAAAGCGAGGCAATGCTAACATTACAGATACGTGTCTTAGCTAGTGAATTATCAGCTAAGGTAATTGCTGCGACCCCTGCTTCATCTAAGGCTTTTACCCCTTTAGTAAACTTTCTAATATCAAGCGTTTTTGGTGGGTCAAGCTCCGCTATAATAGTCACTTTTCGTTTCACCTTGTCGACGATCGTTTCTGATTGTTTAACAGCTTTAATCAGCTCTGCTTCTTCAACCATCGGTGTCACAAATTTGCGTGAGACTGGTTTCAAGCCTTTCACCGCTCGCTTAACTGCTCTGATATGGTCAGGCGTTGTGCCACAACACCCACCAATCAGACGTGCTCCTTCAGCCACAAG from Streptococcus ruminicola encodes the following:
- a CDS encoding bifunctional homocysteine S-methyltransferase/methylenetetrahydrofolate reductase; protein product: MSRLLERLKTDILVADGAMGTLLYANGLDNCYEAYNLTHPEKVLAIHKAYIEAGADVIQTNTYAAKRHRLDGYGYGDKIKEINQAGVKIARQAAGEDTFVLGTVGALRGLKQCELTLDEIIKETLEQVGYLLETEEIDGLLFETYYDEEEIIEVLKAVRPLTDLPIITNISIHEAGITENGRPLVEILGKLVMLGADVVGLNCHLGPYHMIQSLKQVPLFAQSYLSVYPNASLLSFVDDNGSGQYGFSQNADYFGKSAELLVAEGARLIGGCCGTTPDHIRAVKRAVKGLKPVSRKFVTPMVEEAELIKAVKQSETIVDKVKRKVTIIAELDPPKTLDIRKFTKGVKALDEAGVAAITLADNSLAKTRICNVSIASLLKNEISTPFLLHLSCRDHNMIGLQSRLLGMDVLGFHQVLAITGDPSKIGDFPGATSVYDATSFKLLELIKQLNKGIGYSGASIKKETTFTAAAAFNPNVKNLSRCGRLIDRKIAAGADCFITQPIFNSEIIENLAELTRDYETPFFVGIMPITSYNNAIFLHNEVPGIQLSDDFLAKLEVVKDDKEKCQQLALEESKQLIDHALKFFNGIYLITPFMRYDLTVDLVEYIHQKVEQSHQIIP